gaaaccaaattagtttcaaacgttggctaactaataatattgtttggattttatagttattttgaaaagaaacCCAGTCCTCAAAGGTCTcggcaaacaaaaagaaaattaaaataagataaaatagaCACAAATCGAGATGAGAAAGACCCATACACCAATTACAGTCTTCACTCTACAGTTACTAGAGATATATAGCAAGGAAGGgggaaaaattcaattaaagaaAGGGGATGAACTTGGCAAAGAAAacatgcaagaaaaaaaaaatcataaatctcatataaaaaattctttaccaaatctaatattttttattggttagCATTTAGAAACAGAGGTGGGTGATTGAAAAACCATTGATTCACGACTGGGGTGGAGAGGTTGTCGAAGCATCATCGTTGTAGTGATGTCGGTTCAATGGTCGTGTGGGTAAAAGTTAAAGGAGCCATGGATCTTTGAtgagagagacaaagaaagTGAGAACCCATAGAGAGAAGAAACGTTGAAAACTAACGTTAATTATGACTCATTCTATTAAGTGTATTTTAAATGGCGTGGCCGATTTTAGGCCATAGATTGATTTTAAATCAATCTCAACCCTTAAATGGACACTCTCCATTTCATattgaaatggagaggatctgGATCCTCAAAGAAATACTTTTTTTCACAAACACACTCTACATTGTCTACAATTCCTCTCTCATCCGTTTTTGCTCTTTACCCAGCCCCTCTCATTAGTTTCTCTCTTAATCTTTGCCAAAACCTACAGTTTCAAACTCTTAATCTAATTCttagtatttctcttttttcctctatgttcttctctctttccctctatCTAAAGTGCCAAAGCAACCTTTTCTCATTCTACAACCTTTTCCCTCTATGTATATAAAGTTTGtgaaatctgaaattttatttaaattattttgctcTAGAGGTGAGTATGTGATACTTTGATGGTTTGGGTGCTATGAACTTGTTTTAAAACAAATGGGTTATGAAGTGTTAACCATGAAAGTTTATGTATCATGAGGTTTTGCTTTTTGCACATCAAGTGTTTGATATATTACCTCAACGAGTTATGAAGTTgagtttaattgtttgttgttgaTTATTCAATTTGAAGTTGGActatgtgatatatatatatatatatatgtgtgtgtgtgtgtgtgtgtgtgtgtgtgtgtgtgtgtgtgtgtgtgtgtgtaaagtttgtgaaatttgaaactttgcTTATATTATTTTGCTCTAGTGGTCACCTAATCACTATTTTTGTTGGGTAATGGATTTTGGAGGTCTTGGTGGTGTGGAGAGGTGAGTATATGATACTTTGATGGTTTGGGTGTTATGAACTTGTTTTAAAACAAATGGGTAATGAAGTGTTAACCAAGAAAGTTTAAGTGTTTTGAGGTTTTACTTTTTGCACATAAAGTGTTTGATATATTACCCCAATGAGTTATGAAGTTGGGTCTAattgtttgatatatatatcattcacATACATAATAAAACATCCTATctattcaaatttgtaaaacCATTAATTGAAGTTGAATATGGTGACTCCATAAACCGTACTTCCAtgattaaattgatttattcaaaaTCACATCATTTTGAGCCAATGTGGTATTTAAGGGTCACCTTATCCAcgattttgttttaattaatgaGTATTTTCAATGGTTGGCATTTTTACCACTCAAAAGTATGCTTAGAGCATTCATACATGCAAAGACAATCGCATATTGAACATGGTGCTACTCAAAATGTACTTTAGTGAATATTTTATCGTACCAatgtgtcaaaaaaaattcctttaattttcttgtctctaaaaattgttgttgtttAATTCGAGACGTTTCTTATTTTAAAACTCCAAAAGGAAACTCAAAAACTCTAATAGTTTTGTataggtaaaaataattttattaaaaagagattataagaagacaaaaatagcctaaagaattacaattaagaaaaaaaaaaaaatctatatatgaATCTTCTGTGAGACGTGATATAAAAAACTACTCAAAGAGAACTAACGTagaattaaactttaattaacCTAAGAAGACAAATGGTACTCTCAAATAGGGGTGGTCCTATTACACCATATTACTCTCCAATGGGATAGCCGCTTGACAATGAAAAGCTCTGCTATTGTTTTTAACTGAAAAACGAGTATAGCACGACTGAATCGGGTCCAATCAGATTTTAATATGAAAGAAGAATATTAGGAGGGGCCATGGGCCCAAGGCCCATGGCTTCCCTTTAGTCCCACTATAgttcctcccccccccccccccccaaaatagTTCCTTCTATAATAAGAGATCTTTATTTCCTGATGCAAAATACAGGCCACAAATCATGAAGAAAATAGATAAACCTTACAGGATTACATAATTTTCAtagcattttcttttcttaaaaaaagaaaaagaaaagaagataatcATTCctacaaaacattttttttttcctcataagaTCATCAAACCATATGATACACAACCTAACAAAAAGCACTACATGTTTGAGTTTCACTCTCTCCCATCATATAAGTTTCTTGATTCTTCAACTGCCATAGCGAAATTGCATGCAAGGGGATGGCTTGTGGTTTCTTACTGGAGAGACATTCTTGGGAGACCCATTTCATTGTAGGCCGAGACCTTGGTTTGGTGCGTAAGCATGCAAAGGCTATAGAAGCGGCAAAGAAAATATCTTGTGCAATCGAATGTTTTGGAGGTGGCAAACGTTGATCTAATATTTCTTTTAACATCAAATTTTGAGAAGATAATGTTGATGATGAAGTCAATAGTTCTCCTGGATGTTTTCCCATTAATATTTCTAGTGCCACCATTCCAAAGCTATAAACATCACATTTTTCAGTTACTACCATAGTATATGCCAGTTCTGCAtaggaaaataaatgaaaactatttaaaaatgtaatatatttcTCCATATGATTGCTTGTTACCCTGCATGATtcatataaaaaacaataaagtaaACTAGCATGGTTATTGGGATGGTCCCACATGGCTAACCTTTTTAAAataggtttttaaaattttttattttttatttttttatacaagatataatttctactctagtataatctaagtgtatatgtgtgtgaagcttcttCTTGGAGACTCAAACctgacccttgccccccacattccacatcccacaagcatttatacttttgtagtgaccaccacaccaagggTAAGCGGTAGTCTTTTTAAAATAGGTGTTAAATGCATAAGATATGAgtataataattaaacaataatttacCTAGGGCAATATAACCATAGGTTCCGACAACTAAAGTTTGGTTAGAGGAATCAGGATCAAGAATTCTAGCTGTGCCAAAATCAGAGATAAAAGCCTCCAGCTCAGAGTTCAACAAAATATTGTTGCTTGATATATCACGATGCATAATTACTGGGATGCACTCATGATGCATGTAAGATAAGGCATGTGCTATGCTTTTGATGATGTTTAGCCTCTTAGTCCAATCCAATTCTATTGCTTCAACATCGTTGCTTAGGATACAAAATAAGCTTCCCCTTTCCATGTATTGATAAACCAAAAACATGCATCGTTTGTGCAAGCAATAACCATGAAGTTTCACAATGTTTCGATGCCGAATTTCTGTTAACATTTTTACCTCGTTCCTGAAACTCTTGTCAAAAGTTGGGTCTTCAGCCTCTAAGCGATGGAGTTTTTTCAAGGCAACAACTTTTCCACTAGGCAATTGTGCTTTGTAAACACTACCATAACCACCTGTTCCAATGCAGTATCTAATGTCAAAGTCCCTTGTTGCTTCAATGATGTCTTCATATGCAATTTTTCCATCAAAATTCCATATCGAGAACAAGTCCCCATTTTTTGTTCCGCTTGGATTGGATTGTGTTTTCCCAACCCAAAATCGAGAGTAGAAAAAATACCCAAGAAGTAAAAGCACAATGAAAATTATGGGGGGAAGTGACATTCTTATTTTGCTCATAGTTTGGGAAGATGGAAGGCAAGGAGAGAAATCTTCGAAGTTACCGCATAAATCTTTATTGCCGATAAATGTGTCAAAACTATGATTTCGGAAAATATTTGAGATTTGACCCTTCAAAGAATTGTATGACAGGTTAAATTCTAAGTTAACAAAATAAAGGGGAACGCTGCCTGTGAGTTTATTGTAGCTGAGGTCAATAAAACGTAAAGAAACAAGGTCACTGAATTGAGAGGGAATGCTTCCAGTTAAGTTGTTGTGGCTTAAAGACAAGTTGGCCAATAAAGAGCAATAAGCTATTTCTACTGGCACGGAACCATTGATTTGATTCCAACTAAGGGACAAATAGGACAAATTAGTTAAATGACCTATGGTAGAAGGGATTTCACCAACAATGTTGTTATTGCTGAGGTTCAAGTACGCAAGACTCTTCATGTTGCCTATCTCTAGGGGAATAGAGCCGTTGAATTGGTTCGATTCAAGATTCAATCTATTCAAATTGTGGAGATTGGTGAAAATGCGCAGAGCTGAAGCAATTAGTCCGGTGAGTTTGTTATTTCCCAGAATTAatatttgaagattttttaAATCTCCCAATATGTCGGGTATGGAACCAGTGATCTTATTAgaatccaaacccaaaccccagAGATTGGTTAAATGGCCTAGAGCTGAAGGAATTGATCCTGTGAGTTTGTTAAAACCCAGATCTAATGCCTGAAGATTTTTTAGATTTCCGAAATCTTCGGGAATGGGCCCACTGATTAGATTGTAGGAAATTGACAAACTTTCTAATTGAGTGAGGTTTGTGAGAAAAAGTGGGAAGTGACCTAGGCCTGTAAGATTATTAATGGAAAGATCTAGGGAGGATAGTTTTGAAAGAGTACCTATTTGTTGAGGGATGCTCCCTCGAAGTCCAGTATTCTGAAGATTAAGAAGGACTAAATTTGGGAAGGAAGAGAAGTTGAATTTCCGGATCTTATCCCCAAGATAGACCCCGTCCATGTAAATCTCTATGACGCTTCCACCAGCATTGCATCTTATTTCATCCCACTCGCAATAATTTAAGGAGGTATAGTTGTAGTGACCACTCCACCACCCACTCTCCCGCAGTGCCTTCGCCTCTAGTTGTAGCATTGATGATTCAGATGCTGCCACAGAGACAGCTGCGGTAAACATATTTGTAGAACGCACGAAGACACAAAGGACCCATGCTACTACCAGAACGGAAATGGAAACTGAGGGTGCCATATGTTGAAGTGTATAATTGATAGAGTGCAATGGCAGATGGTTGATTGTTATATTATATCCGTGGCTCAAGTCACTTTAGTAAGTGCGACACAGCTAGAGAGTGAATAGTGGGcatcttcactttttttttaattccaacgTGAATCTTATAGAAAAGATACTCGTAAACAAACATCTGCTTTCCATGAATTCTTCCATGAAATTTCTTCATTATCATAGTACAACTATATTTCCACATTGTGATGTGATTCAATTAATGTATCTATCGCACTTTCTGAGAAGCTTGCGTTTCCTAGTCTTGATTTGTTACTTTCCATAGGTCCACACGGACCCTAAATCTTGTAATTGCAACATAACCAAATACTAAAATTGGATGAAAAAGGAATGTGAATTTCTCGTAAGGGACGAACTCACATCATCACATGGGATGGGTAAGTGCCTGCATGTAATCGATCGAGAAGAGAACGTAATCAAATTCCACCGAAAGAATATTATTCCATcttgctttaatttttacttcAATTCCTCCGTACTGAATTATTGGATTTCTATTCCCCTATGCGTGGGTTGGATTCATGTTTGCCtccattttagcatttttacaattattggaGATTAAGCCTAGTTA
This genomic stretch from Castanea sativa cultivar Marrone di Chiusa Pesio chromosome 1, ASM4071231v1 harbors:
- the LOC142607727 gene encoding uncharacterized protein LOC142607727 — its product is MAPSVSISVLVVAWVLCVFVRSTNMFTAAVSVAASESSMLQLEAKALRESGWWSGHYNYTSLNYCEWDEIRCNAGGSVIEIYMDGVYLGDKIRKFNFSSFPNLVLLNLQNTGLRGSIPQQIGTLSKLSSLDLSINNLTGLGHFPLFLTNLTQLESLSISYNLISGPIPEDFGNLKNLQALDLGFNKLTGSIPSALGHLTNLWGLGLDSNKITGSIPDILGDLKNLQILILGNNKLTGLIASALRIFTNLHNLNRLNLESNQFNGSIPLEIGNMKSLAYLNLSNNNIVGEIPSTIGHLTNLSYLSLSWNQINGSVPVEIAYCSLLANLSLSHNNLTGSIPSQFSDLVSLRFIDLSYNKLTGSVPLYFVNLEFNLSYNSLKGQISNIFRNHSFDTFIGNKDLCGNFEDFSPCLPSSQTMSKIRMSLPPIIFIVLLLLGYFFYSRFWVGKTQSNPSGTKNGDLFSIWNFDGKIAYEDIIEATRDFDIRYCIGTGGYGSVYKAQLPSGKVVALKKLHRLEAEDPTFDKSFRNEVKMLTEIRHRNIVKLHGYCLHKRCMFLVYQYMERGSLFCILSNDVEAIELDWTKRLNIIKSIAHALSYMHHECIPVIMHRDISSNNILLNSELEAFISDFGTARILDPDSSNQTLVVGTYGYIALELAYTMVVTEKCDVYSFGMVALEILMGKHPGELLTSSSTLSSQNLMLKEILDQRLPPPKHSIAQDIFFAASIAFACLRTKPRSRPTMKWVSQECLSSKKPQAIPLHAISLWQLKNQETYMMGESETQTCSAFC